Proteins encoded in a region of the Methylosinus trichosporium OB3b genome:
- a CDS encoding efflux RND transporter permease subunit, with the protein MLDQLIRMALAQRLLVFLGALGLAVWGAHAYSKLPIDAFPDVAPVQVLVSMRAPGLTPEELENRVTAPIEIAVRGVPNLVRMRSMTRYSVALLTFEFTEGTDIYWARAQVNERLASVADQLPDGASGGLAPIVTPLGEMLMFTIVGGGLTPTEQRSLVDWTIRPALRSLPGVADVNVLGGFVRTFEVAPSPPAMAARGITVSMLKTALSENNRNDGAGRVRDGEEALLVRAEGRLRSLDDIRSVVVAAKPTGVVRIGDVAEVRNGSLARNGVSTRNGEAEAVWALVLGLRGADASMVVAGVKARLDELKPSLPPGVHLDIFYDRSELIGKAVWTVQKVLIEAIVLVVILLFLFLGNLRAALVVSLILPLAALATFAIMRQWGLSANIMSLGGLAIAIGILVDCAVVVVENVEHRLTSVKEANIGERVRLTFESTREVAAPLISGAIIIITVFLPLLSLEGLEGRLFAPVALTIAFALASALFLSLTVVPALSASLLRAGETDEPPLVRRLSNFYNPLLERALRRPLAVGGIVTAGLAVALLASNNIGQTFMPVMDEGTPVITVRMHPTVSVDVAAETDMRIERALMARVPEIKGVMGRAGADELGIDPVGLNETDMFLTLAPQKDWRGKGMDWLIGEMRQVLESIPGISYSFSQPIDMRVQEMIIGARGDVVVKVFGDDLDELNRLAREVAATLKKIPGSEDVFALKNDGMRYLSAKIDRLAAGRFGLNVSEIQDGLRVWVDGRQVGLVLEGPIRTPLVLRGDQVSRRSPVDFARLPVVSPEGKVVELSQLADIRIEDGPIQVIREEGRRFATILANVSGRDLVGFVDEAKAAVAKEVKAPVGYQFVWGGQFENQQRASARLALVVPLALALIFLLLYLTFNSIAQAALVFCNVPFAAIGGVIGLWLSGEFLSVPASVGFIALIGIAVLNGVVLISYINKLVAEGRPVHEAVREGARRRMRPVILTATIAAFGLMPFLFASGPGAEIQRPLAIVVIGGLITATALTLVLLPILYDRFRLPRRAAPPAESEAARPDSRLAKWRIARR; encoded by the coding sequence ATGCTCGATCAACTCATCAGAATGGCGCTCGCGCAGAGGCTCCTCGTGTTTCTCGGGGCGCTGGGGCTCGCCGTCTGGGGCGCGCACGCCTATTCCAAGCTGCCGATCGACGCCTTCCCCGACGTCGCGCCGGTGCAGGTGCTGGTCTCCATGCGCGCGCCGGGCCTGACGCCCGAGGAGCTCGAGAACCGCGTCACCGCGCCGATCGAGATCGCCGTGCGCGGCGTGCCCAATCTCGTGCGCATGCGCTCGATGACGCGCTATTCGGTCGCGCTGCTGACCTTCGAGTTCACCGAAGGGACCGACATTTATTGGGCGCGCGCTCAGGTCAACGAGCGTCTCGCCTCGGTCGCCGACCAGCTCCCCGACGGCGCCTCGGGCGGCCTCGCGCCCATTGTCACGCCGCTCGGCGAGATGCTGATGTTCACCATCGTCGGCGGCGGGCTGACGCCCACCGAGCAGCGCAGCCTCGTCGACTGGACCATCCGCCCGGCGCTGCGCAGCCTCCCCGGCGTCGCAGATGTCAATGTGCTCGGCGGTTTCGTGCGCACCTTCGAGGTCGCGCCCTCGCCGCCGGCGATGGCGGCGCGCGGCATCACCGTCTCGATGCTGAAGACAGCGCTCTCCGAGAACAACCGCAACGACGGCGCCGGCCGCGTGCGCGACGGCGAGGAGGCGCTGCTGGTGCGCGCCGAGGGCCGCCTGCGCTCGCTCGACGACATTCGTTCCGTGGTGGTCGCCGCCAAGCCGACCGGGGTCGTGCGCATCGGCGACGTCGCCGAGGTGCGCAACGGCTCGCTCGCGCGCAACGGCGTCTCGACCCGCAATGGCGAGGCGGAGGCGGTGTGGGCGCTCGTGCTCGGCCTGCGCGGCGCCGACGCCAGCATGGTCGTCGCGGGCGTCAAGGCGCGGCTCGACGAACTGAAGCCGAGCCTGCCGCCGGGCGTCCATCTCGACATCTTCTACGACCGTAGCGAGCTGATCGGCAAAGCCGTCTGGACCGTGCAGAAAGTGCTGATCGAGGCGATCGTCCTCGTCGTCATCCTGCTGTTCCTGTTCCTCGGCAATCTGCGCGCGGCGCTGGTCGTCTCCCTGATTCTCCCGCTGGCCGCGCTCGCCACTTTCGCGATCATGCGGCAATGGGGCCTCTCGGCCAATATCATGTCGCTCGGCGGCCTCGCCATCGCCATCGGCATATTGGTCGATTGCGCGGTGGTCGTCGTCGAGAATGTCGAGCATCGGCTGACCTCGGTGAAGGAGGCGAACATCGGCGAGCGCGTGCGCCTCACCTTCGAATCGACGCGCGAGGTGGCGGCGCCGCTGATCTCCGGCGCGATCATCATCATCACCGTGTTCCTGCCGCTGCTCTCGCTCGAGGGGCTCGAAGGGCGCTTGTTCGCGCCGGTGGCGCTCACCATCGCCTTTGCGCTCGCCTCGGCGCTGTTCCTGTCTCTGACCGTGGTGCCGGCGCTGAGCGCGTCGCTGCTGCGCGCCGGCGAGACCGACGAGCCGCCGCTCGTTCGGCGCTTGTCGAATTTCTACAATCCGCTGCTGGAGCGGGCGCTGCGCCGGCCGCTCGCCGTCGGCGGAATCGTCACCGCCGGTCTCGCTGTGGCGCTGCTCGCCTCCAACAATATCGGCCAGACCTTCATGCCGGTGATGGACGAAGGCACGCCGGTCATCACCGTGCGCATGCACCCGACCGTCAGCGTCGATGTCGCCGCCGAGACCGACATGCGCATCGAGCGCGCGCTGATGGCGCGCGTGCCGGAGATCAAGGGCGTGATGGGCCGCGCCGGCGCCGACGAGCTCGGCATCGATCCGGTCGGCCTCAACGAGACCGACATGTTCCTGACGCTCGCGCCGCAGAAGGACTGGCGCGGCAAGGGCATGGACTGGCTGATCGGCGAGATGCGGCAGGTGCTCGAATCCATTCCCGGCATCTCCTATTCCTTCTCGCAGCCGATCGACATGCGCGTGCAGGAGATGATCATCGGCGCGCGCGGCGATGTGGTGGTGAAAGTGTTCGGCGACGATCTCGACGAGCTGAACCGCCTCGCCCGCGAGGTGGCGGCGACGCTGAAGAAAATCCCCGGCTCCGAGGACGTGTTCGCGCTCAAGAACGACGGCATGCGCTATCTGAGCGCCAAGATCGACCGCTTGGCCGCCGGCCGTTTCGGCCTCAATGTCAGCGAAATCCAGGATGGGCTGCGCGTGTGGGTGGACGGACGCCAGGTCGGTCTGGTGCTGGAAGGGCCGATCCGCACGCCCCTGGTGCTGCGCGGCGATCAGGTGTCGCGCCGCTCGCCTGTGGATTTCGCGCGCCTGCCGGTCGTCTCGCCCGAGGGCAAGGTGGTCGAGCTGTCGCAGCTCGCCGACATCCGCATCGAGGACGGACCCATTCAGGTGATCCGCGAGGAGGGCCGGCGCTTCGCCACCATTCTCGCCAATGTCTCGGGCCGCGATCTCGTCGGCTTCGTCGACGAGGCCAAGGCCGCCGTCGCCAAGGAGGTGAAGGCGCCGGTCGGCTATCAATTCGTCTGGGGCGGCCAATTCGAGAATCAGCAACGCGCCTCGGCGCGGCTCGCCCTCGTCGTGCCTCTGGCGCTGGCGCTGATCTTCCTGCTCCTCTATCTGACCTTCAACTCGATCGCACAGGCGGCGCTGGTCTTCTGCAACGTGCCCTTCGCGGCGATCGGCGGCGTCATCGGCCTGTGGCTCTCGGGCGAGTTCCTGTCGGTGCCGGCCTCCGTCGGCTTCATCGCGCTGATCGGCATCGCCGTGCTCAATGGCGTGGTGCTGATCTCCTATATCAACAAGCTCGTCGCCGAGGGCCGGCCGGTGCATGAGGCGGTGCGCGAAGGCGCGAGACGCCGCATGCGGCCGGTCATCCTCACCGCGACCATCGCCGCTTTCGGCCTCATGCCCTTCCTCTTCGCCAGCGGCCCGGGCGCCGAGATTCAGCGCCCGCTCGCCATCGTCGTGATCGGCGGGCTCATCACCGCCACCGCGCTCACGCTGGTGCTGCTGCCGATCCTCTATGATCGCTTCCGCCTGCCGCGCCGCGCCGCGCCGCCGGCCGAGAGCGAGGCGGCGAGGCCCGATTCGCGTCTCGCCAAATGGCGGATCGCCCGCCGATGA
- a CDS encoding TolC family protein translates to MTHVRPPVRVVSRALVLLAALLVASPALAAKQRKPAAPRQTYVLARHLDIAVDIDAPSMTLDARHRAISARFATADSITPGSPYLGGLQRRNVRGNLRDFNETEVEAGMPLWLPGQRDAFAATVTTGLHEVEQDLARRRLEVARLLRDAWWNAQRAARDVAVARSRVATARDLGRDMKRRVELGDAAQGDALLAQNETLAAETELAEMEGQEKAARVDYMVLTGGAPPDGALEPIRPPADIENHPALRAPRAALVRAEAELRLIHATPIESPDIGVFGRYEYNNQYSTDPTQQLSNQRTDSTTVGVRVRVPLPTPGRNEPRIAEAQAEMRRATAEYERAKRVVLGDIAAARATLAAAQRAAKLATERLKVANDQFELSRKSFSLGEISALDLYRLRQIQLDAQRMHASAMVNAGAAVSRLNQAMGYAPGL, encoded by the coding sequence ATGACGCATGTTCGACCGCCAGTCCGCGTCGTCTCGCGTGCGCTCGTCCTCCTCGCCGCGCTCCTCGTGGCGTCGCCCGCGCTCGCCGCCAAGCAGCGCAAGCCGGCGGCGCCGCGCCAAACCTACGTGCTGGCGCGCCATCTCGACATCGCGGTCGACATCGATGCGCCGAGCATGACGCTCGACGCGCGCCATCGCGCCATTTCGGCCCGCTTCGCCACTGCGGATTCGATCACGCCCGGCTCGCCCTATCTCGGCGGACTGCAGCGTCGCAACGTCCGCGGCAATCTGCGCGACTTCAATGAGACGGAGGTCGAGGCCGGCATGCCGCTGTGGCTGCCCGGCCAGCGCGACGCTTTCGCCGCGACGGTGACGACCGGCTTGCACGAGGTCGAGCAAGATCTCGCGCGGCGCCGGCTCGAGGTCGCGCGCCTGCTGCGCGACGCCTGGTGGAACGCCCAGCGCGCCGCGCGCGATGTCGCGGTCGCGCGCAGCCGCGTGGCGACGGCGCGCGATCTCGGCCGCGACATGAAGCGGCGCGTCGAGCTCGGCGACGCCGCCCAGGGCGACGCGCTGCTCGCGCAGAACGAGACGCTCGCCGCCGAGACCGAGCTCGCCGAAATGGAGGGCCAGGAGAAGGCCGCGCGGGTCGACTATATGGTCCTGACCGGCGGCGCGCCGCCGGACGGCGCGCTGGAGCCCATTCGCCCGCCGGCCGATATCGAAAATCATCCGGCGCTGCGCGCGCCGCGCGCGGCGCTGGTGCGCGCCGAGGCGGAGCTGCGGCTCATTCATGCGACGCCGATCGAGAGTCCCGACATCGGCGTCTTCGGCCGCTATGAATACAACAACCAATATTCGACCGACCCGACGCAGCAGCTCTCCAATCAGCGCACCGATTCGACCACTGTCGGCGTGCGCGTGCGCGTGCCGTTGCCGACGCCCGGACGCAACGAGCCGCGCATCGCCGAGGCGCAGGCGGAGATGCGCCGCGCCACCGCCGAATATGAGCGCGCCAAGCGCGTCGTGCTCGGCGATATCGCCGCGGCGCGCGCGACGCTGGCGGCGGCCCAGCGCGCGGCCAAGCTCGCGACCGAGCGGCTGAAGGTCGCCAATGATCAGTTCGAATTGTCGCGCAAATCCTTCAGCCTCGGCGAGATCAGCGCGCTCGATCTCTATCGCCTGCGCCAGATTCAGCTCGACGCCCAGCGCATGCATGCGAGCGCCATGGTCAACGCCGGCGCCGCCGTGTCGCGGCTCAATCAGGCGATGGGGTACGCGCCGGGGTTGTGA
- a CDS encoding thioesterase II family protein, whose protein sequence is MTDRLTLYCFACAGSSAAPFYRWRRLVPSWLRIEPVERPGRGVRLREPHLRGFEETARLLTGEIAAGLAPNYALFGHSLGALLAFGCARELRRRGAPPPRALALAAAAAPSRRKDARFAALRSDEDVIATLRRLGGTPEEVFADPELSRMALDAAAADFTVVDDFRHAAKEEPFDFPVLVFGGRADDVGEEALRAWSEETKGPFSCELMDGGHFFLREREEEFVAMLVARLTAALAWPRFGADR, encoded by the coding sequence ATGACGGATCGTCTCACCCTTTATTGCTTCGCCTGTGCGGGCTCGAGCGCGGCGCCCTTCTATCGCTGGCGTCGGCTCGTCCCGTCCTGGCTGCGCATAGAGCCGGTCGAGCGGCCCGGCCGCGGCGTGCGCCTGCGCGAGCCGCATTTGCGCGGATTCGAGGAGACGGCGCGGCTGCTCACGGGCGAGATCGCCGCCGGGCTCGCGCCGAATTACGCGCTGTTCGGCCATAGTCTCGGAGCGCTGCTCGCCTTCGGCTGCGCGCGCGAGCTACGGCGCCGGGGCGCTCCGCCGCCAAGAGCGCTGGCGCTCGCCGCCGCCGCAGCGCCCTCCCGACGCAAGGACGCGCGCTTCGCCGCGCTGCGCTCGGACGAAGACGTGATCGCGACGCTGCGCCGGCTCGGCGGCACCCCCGAAGAAGTGTTCGCCGACCCCGAGCTGTCGCGCATGGCGCTCGACGCCGCCGCCGCAGATTTCACGGTCGTCGACGATTTCCGCCATGCCGCCAAGGAAGAGCCTTTCGATTTTCCCGTCCTCGTCTTCGGCGGACGCGCGGACGATGTCGGGGAGGAAGCGCTGCGCGCCTGGAGCGAGGAGACAAAGGGGCCGTTCAGCTGTGAGCTGATGGACGGCGGACATTTCTTCCTGCGCGAGCGCGAGGAGGAGTTCGTCGCGATGCTCGTGGCGCGGCTTACGGCGGCTCTGGCCTGGCCGCGGTTCGGCGCCGATCGATGA
- a CDS encoding histidine phosphatase family protein — translation MALTRICLARHGETNWNLERRVQGQLNIPLNVKGLAQAEALAQELADERFDHVYSSDLKRALQTATPIATRLGLPITTSAALREKHDGEWQGLVSDEVERLYPRQYAMHRRRRPHFTILGGGESHVQFATRVRAELDAIAERHAGGSVLVIAHAGVLDIAYRIAAGVGLSVKREAPVLNAAPCWFTQENGVWRLTHWAVERGRPPLTLPYAGKLRRREAARVLLLNSAGEALLLRYSSRLAPHLIQRGHAHFWGAVGGALEPGETFDRAARRELFEETGLEGVELGPVVAAREFPMQLGEDWLLASERFYAVRVGDGFTLDTRNFTEIERRDVLGWKWWSAQEIAASQELIFPEALDWLLETLRDT, via the coding sequence ATGGCGCTGACGCGCATTTGCCTGGCGCGCCACGGCGAGACCAATTGGAATCTCGAGCGGCGCGTCCAGGGACAGCTGAACATCCCACTCAACGTCAAAGGCCTCGCCCAGGCGGAGGCTTTGGCGCAAGAGCTCGCGGACGAACGCTTCGACCACGTCTACAGCAGCGATCTGAAGCGCGCGCTGCAGACGGCGACGCCGATCGCGACGCGGCTCGGCCTGCCGATCACCACCAGCGCCGCGCTGCGCGAGAAGCATGACGGCGAATGGCAGGGCCTCGTCTCCGACGAGGTCGAGCGGCTCTATCCGCGCCAATATGCGATGCATCGGCGGCGGCGGCCGCATTTCACCATTCTCGGCGGCGGCGAGAGCCATGTGCAATTCGCCACGCGCGTGCGCGCCGAGCTCGACGCGATCGCCGAGCGCCATGCCGGCGGATCAGTGCTGGTGATCGCCCATGCCGGCGTGCTGGACATCGCTTATCGCATCGCCGCCGGCGTCGGCCTCTCGGTGAAGCGCGAAGCGCCGGTGCTGAACGCCGCGCCCTGCTGGTTCACGCAGGAGAACGGCGTCTGGCGGCTGACGCATTGGGCCGTGGAGCGCGGCCGCCCTCCCCTGACGCTTCCCTATGCGGGCAAGCTGCGCCGACGCGAGGCGGCGCGCGTGCTGCTGCTCAACTCCGCCGGCGAAGCGCTGCTGCTGCGCTATTCGTCGCGACTCGCGCCGCATCTGATCCAGCGCGGCCATGCGCATTTCTGGGGCGCGGTGGGCGGCGCGCTGGAGCCGGGCGAGACCTTCGACCGCGCCGCGCGGCGTGAACTGTTCGAGGAGACGGGGCTCGAGGGCGTCGAGCTCGGGCCGGTGGTCGCCGCCCGCGAATTTCCCATGCAGCTCGGCGAGGACTGGCTGCTCGCGAGCGAGCGCTTCTATGCGGTGCGGGTCGGCGACGGCTTCACGCTCGACACGCGCAATTTCACCGAGATCGAGCGGCGCGACGTGCTCGGCTGGAAATGGTGGAGCGCGCAGGAGATCGCCGCCTCGCAGGAGCTGATCTTTCCCGAGGCGCTGGACTGGCTGCTGGAAACGCTGCGCGACACGTGA
- a CDS encoding TOBE domain-containing protein yields the protein MLDQRSPLLARTHRFVTVFPARLLRHDDVLGLSTLLFAGGELRVPLVDAAVDTVVEAEIDASDVSIALSRPMDVTILNRLPGEIVSLQLLAPPFVVATLSLGGAELQAIITRESVERLALIEGLRAWAMIKAVAISGRTLDPDSAPYPRRWPSSERTSSGRR from the coding sequence ATGCTGGACCAGAGATCGCCTCTTCTCGCCCGAACCCATCGTTTCGTGACGGTTTTTCCGGCGCGCCTGCTGCGGCACGACGATGTGCTGGGGCTGTCGACGCTGCTGTTTGCGGGCGGCGAGCTGCGCGTGCCGCTGGTGGACGCCGCGGTCGACACGGTGGTGGAAGCGGAGATCGACGCCAGCGACGTCTCGATCGCTTTGTCGCGGCCGATGGATGTGACCATCCTCAACCGTCTGCCCGGCGAGATCGTCTCGCTTCAGCTCCTCGCGCCGCCTTTCGTCGTCGCCACTTTGTCGCTCGGCGGGGCGGAGCTGCAGGCGATCATCACGCGCGAATCGGTCGAGCGCCTCGCGTTGATCGAGGGGCTGCGCGCTTGGGCGATGATCAAGGCCGTGGCGATCAGCGGCCGGACGCTCGATCCTGATTCGGCTCCTTATCCGCGTCGCTGGCCGTCTTCTGAAAGGACCAGTTCAGGGAGGCGATGA
- a CDS encoding LysR family transcriptional regulator, with product MRMTRAEHEPSQMSALQVGVVLRLPNGGSLGPQDLELIDAVRKERSIIGASRALGLSYRKCWLSVDALNRTFESPVVATFPGRREGGAEITPFGERLASIYRSIERHAAHSAKRTLDEVIASLNWSFQKTASDADKEPNQDRASGR from the coding sequence ATGCGGATGACGCGGGCGGAGCATGAGCCCTCGCAGATGTCGGCCTTGCAGGTCGGAGTGGTGCTGCGGCTGCCCAATGGCGGTTCGCTAGGGCCGCAGGACCTCGAGCTGATCGACGCGGTGCGCAAGGAGCGCTCGATTATCGGGGCGAGCCGCGCGCTCGGCCTCTCCTATCGCAAATGCTGGCTGTCGGTCGACGCGCTCAACCGCACCTTCGAGAGCCCGGTCGTCGCCACTTTTCCCGGCCGCCGCGAGGGCGGCGCAGAGATCACGCCCTTCGGCGAGCGGCTGGCGAGCATTTATCGCTCGATCGAGCGCCATGCGGCGCATTCGGCCAAGCGCACGCTGGACGAGGTCATCGCCTCCCTGAACTGGTCCTTTCAGAAGACGGCCAGCGACGCGGATAAGGAGCCGAATCAGGATCGAGCGTCCGGCCGCTGA
- a CDS encoding LLM class flavin-dependent oxidoreductase, with the protein MNPRFGYLCLFDNPTLEDGRALTRQLILVREAERMRFDDIWVGEQHFDDRWPSGATSVMLGYAAGVTMRARVGSAAYLPALRDPIQLAEDVASIDLLTKGRFNFGVASGAAFGDDAKRFGVEPADLAERGLEALELVQRLLKETDVTHKGKFFDVDKLTLAPRPEQPIPTWIATTTDSTIRLAARKGYGLMASATCTEERLRQMLAIYREEAPEGDPRLVLARFGFATSGRDEAISIATPYLEAFCEQMKRRDRAGSGELDPQALLSMSLVGDYKEVAAHVNRLNEELGVHGIAVIPTSAQFDTVKRCLAAFVDEIRLRLPVD; encoded by the coding sequence ATGAATCCGAGATTTGGCTATCTGTGCCTGTTCGACAATCCCACCCTCGAGGACGGCCGCGCCTTGACGCGCCAGCTCATTCTGGTGCGCGAGGCCGAGCGCATGCGCTTCGACGACATCTGGGTCGGCGAGCAGCATTTCGACGATCGCTGGCCGAGCGGCGCCACTTCGGTGATGCTCGGCTACGCCGCCGGCGTCACCATGCGCGCGCGCGTCGGCTCCGCCGCTTATCTGCCGGCGCTGCGCGATCCGATCCAGCTCGCCGAGGATGTCGCCAGCATCGATCTGCTCACCAAGGGCCGCTTCAATTTCGGCGTCGCCAGCGGCGCCGCCTTCGGGGACGACGCCAAGCGTTTCGGCGTCGAGCCGGCCGACCTCGCCGAGCGCGGGCTCGAGGCGCTGGAGCTGGTGCAGCGCCTGCTGAAGGAAACGGACGTCACGCATAAGGGCAAGTTCTTCGACGTCGACAAATTGACTCTCGCGCCGCGGCCGGAGCAGCCGATCCCCACCTGGATCGCCACCACCACCGACAGCACGATTCGGCTCGCCGCGCGCAAGGGCTATGGCCTCATGGCCTCGGCCACCTGCACCGAGGAGCGGCTGCGCCAGATGCTGGCGATCTATCGCGAGGAGGCGCCGGAGGGCGATCCGCGCCTGGTGCTGGCGCGCTTCGGCTTCGCGACCTCCGGCCGCGACGAGGCGATCTCGATCGCCACGCCCTATCTCGAGGCGTTCTGCGAGCAGATGAAGCGGCGCGACCGCGCCGGGAGCGGCGAGCTCGACCCGCAGGCGCTGCTGTCGATGTCGCTCGTCGGCGACTATAAGGAGGTCGCGGCGCATGTGAACCGGCTGAACGAGGAGCTCGGCGTGCATGGAATCGCCGTCATTCCGACCTCGGCGCAATTCGACACGGTGAAGCGCTGCCTCGCCGCCTTCGTCGACGAGATCCGTCTGCGCCTTCCTGTGGACTGA
- the rpsD gene encoding 30S ribosomal protein S4, producing the protein MTKRAESKYKLDRRLGQNIWGRPKSPVNRREYGPGQHGQRRKGKLSDFGTQLKAKQKLKGYYGNISEKQFRKYYAEAIRLKGDSGDNLIGLLERRLDAVVYRAKFVPTVFAARQFINHGHIRVNGRRVNIPSYLVKLDDVVEVKESSKQAITVLESVALGERDVPDYYEVDHNKMTAKLNRVPLPNEVPYPVQMEPNLVIEFYSR; encoded by the coding sequence GTGACGAAACGCGCTGAATCAAAGTACAAGCTCGACCGCCGACTCGGTCAGAACATCTGGGGCCGCCCGAAGAGCCCGGTGAACCGCCGCGAATATGGCCCCGGCCAGCACGGCCAGCGCCGCAAGGGCAAGCTCTCGGACTTCGGCACGCAGCTGAAAGCCAAGCAGAAGCTCAAGGGCTATTACGGCAACATCTCCGAGAAGCAGTTCCGCAAATATTATGCGGAGGCCATCCGCCTCAAGGGCGACTCGGGAGACAATCTGATCGGCCTGCTCGAGCGCCGCCTCGACGCCGTGGTCTATCGCGCCAAATTCGTGCCGACCGTCTTCGCCGCCCGCCAGTTCATCAACCACGGCCACATCAGGGTGAACGGCCGCCGGGTGAACATCCCCTCCTATCTCGTCAAGCTCGACGATGTGGTCGAGGTGAAGGAGAGCTCCAAGCAGGCGATCACCGTGCTCGAATCGGTGGCTCTCGGCGAGCGCGACGTGCCCGACTATTATGAGGTCGATCACAATAAGATGACCGCGAAGCTGAACCGCGTTCCGCTGCCGAACGAGGTGCCCTATCCGGTGCAGATGGAGCCCAATCTGGTCATCGAGTTCTATTCGCGCTGA
- a CDS encoding MarR family winged helix-turn-helix transcriptional regulator produces the protein MTPFDALSTPLPRRLREGLDRIGAVLRAERWGAAEGAALTPTQLDALTFLVARGDQGARLRAVADHLAVSQPTATDSVAALARKGLIAKSPDPEDARAVRLRATAAGRAASLAAQTEDSAIERALATLLASEQEQLLRLVIKTIRALQEAEAIAPQRLCVGCRHFRPFVHEDAELPHHCALVDAAFGGRHLRLDCPEQEEAPPAQRDAAWALFLRAAPRLSAREASRGGVPGTNRPAAAGPKLED, from the coding sequence ATGACGCCCTTCGACGCCCTTTCCACTCCTCTTCCTCGTCGTCTCCGCGAAGGGCTGGACCGCATCGGCGCGGTGCTGCGGGCCGAGCGCTGGGGCGCCGCCGAGGGCGCCGCGCTCACGCCCACCCAGCTCGACGCTCTGACCTTCCTCGTCGCGCGCGGCGACCAGGGCGCACGGCTGCGCGCCGTCGCCGATCATCTCGCCGTGTCGCAGCCGACCGCCACCGATTCGGTCGCCGCGCTGGCGCGCAAGGGGCTGATCGCCAAATCGCCCGACCCCGAGGATGCGCGCGCCGTCCGCCTGCGCGCCACCGCCGCCGGCCGCGCGGCGTCCCTCGCCGCGCAGACCGAGGATTCGGCGATCGAGCGCGCGCTGGCGACGCTGCTGGCGAGCGAGCAGGAGCAATTGCTCCGCCTCGTCATCAAGACCATTCGCGCGCTGCAGGAGGCCGAGGCGATCGCGCCGCAGCGGCTCTGCGTCGGCTGCCGGCATTTTCGTCCGTTCGTGCATGAGGATGCGGAGCTGCCGCATCATTGCGCCCTGGTCGACGCGGCTTTCGGCGGACGCCATCTGCGGCTCGACTGCCCCGAGCAGGAGGAGGCGCCGCCGGCGCAGCGCGACGCCGCCTGGGCGCTGTTTCTGCGCGCTGCTCCCCGGCTGAGCGCGCGCGAAGCTTCCCGGGGCGGCGTCCCCGGGACAAACCGGCCCGCCGCGGCGGGCCCAAAACTGGAGGACTGA
- a CDS encoding thioredoxin family protein has protein sequence MARKATFYHAGCPVCADAETAFAQALDKDAFDVEIVHLGEDKSRLREAEAAGVKSVPAFVIDGRAYHINFGADLAALK, from the coding sequence ATGGCTCGGAAAGCGACCTTCTATCACGCCGGCTGCCCCGTCTGCGCGGATGCGGAGACCGCCTTCGCGCAGGCTCTCGACAAGGATGCGTTCGACGTCGAGATCGTTCATCTCGGCGAGGACAAGTCGCGCCTGCGCGAGGCCGAGGCGGCCGGGGTGAAATCGGTGCCCGCCTTCGTCATCGACGGGCGCGCCTATCACATCAATTTCGGCGCGGATCTCGCCGCGCTGAAATAA
- a CDS encoding MOSC domain-containing protein codes for MVSVSIETMFAAHSLFPLGPRAAPSGIGKSVAPPPWRITRTGLDGDRQGDLVNHGGEEKALHHYPRDHYARWFGEEPALAAALAEAPAFGENISTFGITEQDVCVGDVFALGAARLQVSQGRQPCWKLNERFQRKDMARRVQDSGRTGWYYRVLGEGAVQPGDRLELIERPLPDWPVLRLNELLYRRMLDFDALEQMTQLPQLAAPWRELASRRLLRRKVEDWSSRLEGA; via the coding sequence ATGGTTTCCGTTTCGATCGAGACGATGTTCGCCGCGCATTCGCTGTTCCCGCTCGGGCCGCGCGCTGCGCCGAGCGGCATCGGCAAGAGCGTCGCGCCGCCGCCTTGGCGCATCACGCGCACCGGACTCGACGGCGACCGCCAGGGAGATCTCGTCAATCACGGCGGCGAGGAGAAGGCGCTGCATCATTATCCGCGCGATCATTATGCGCGCTGGTTCGGCGAGGAGCCGGCGCTCGCCGCGGCGCTGGCCGAAGCCCCCGCCTTCGGCGAGAATATCTCCACTTTCGGGATCACAGAGCAGGATGTCTGTGTCGGCGACGTGTTCGCGCTCGGCGCGGCGCGCCTGCAGGTGAGCCAGGGGCGCCAGCCCTGCTGGAAGCTCAACGAGCGCTTTCAGCGCAAGGATATGGCGCGCCGGGTGCAGGACAGCGGCCGCACCGGCTGGTATTATCGCGTGCTCGGCGAGGGGGCCGTGCAGCCCGGCGACCGGCTCGAGCTGATCGAGCGGCCGCTGCCCGACTGGCCGGTGCTGCGCCTCAACGAGCTGCTCTACCGCCGCATGCTGGATTTCGATGCGCTGGAACAGATGACGCAGCTGCCGCAGCTCGCCGCGCCCTGGCGCGAGCTCGCGTCCCGCCGTCTCCTGCGCCGCAAGGTCGAGGACTGGTCGTCGCGCCTCGAAGGGGCGTGA